One window of Watersipora subatra chromosome 3, tzWatSuba1.1, whole genome shotgun sequence genomic DNA carries:
- the LOC137390979 gene encoding IQ motif and ubiquitin-like domain-containing protein: VEDAPPPTTPAEDKPNEPKAKIELSEKSQLNTEEPAETSLIPQEIPSATVKFVLLPTAQVATMKCALNQTLGELKEHFSLELKIPAGVILLLHEGANVENEKTLAELGVGPNGTVQLEMQSADPINTPIKAFRPKQKYVMPDVITVRVETEPKIYKDIVVEVERSTRNKPFLGGYKHKETNVEFHHASAQTGQKVRATSNVERYCRDTQTYQMKHIRQQTSEDTSTQMTKIGVYVSNMSDKLMVPGKYTTAEQHHRMILRKVVILQKYWRRWLATRYVTKLKTDRQRRLDWEKQEEIKKREEKELRIKKEFERRMNPKTKEDFDLLYAALEKWRLEEIDKIDSSLSGAERKAALCQLLDQETQLIASIGRHKKDADAENREKIVMSFLNKAAAPKKWRGPDGCYTEMDTPYTIRAQELRDIYNSICMKYLTQDERLDVLLTLKHTVKEHDCKLTQDIIELIDREADLLMRGIRDANLEGLRKRISTLFLQYIKTPTFNPEAARLLKVPQDPSTLRQNIYYCASCNQYLSSVEFQLSTNSRTVGRCRKCRHLDNDARTRQDYSHYRLMLRDLRRLEESYGDDSKVAFLLQENDLRYLVEKIWNSQSIVSAWDDLYDLILVRWDKHKEWSPWNCVLITKEESSAHEKLETLTEGYGKELIHKIHRKHALARNYFSRLPGMSEHMRKRVTEPVDGPAVEVISVN, translated from the exons GTAGAAGATGCTCCTCCGCCAACTACTCCCGCAGAAGATAAGCCAAATGAGCCAAAAGCCAAGATAGAGCTAAGCGAAAAAAGTCAACTTAACACAGAAGAGCCAGCTGAGACTAGCCTCATTCCTCAAGAGATTCCATCTGCAACAG TAAAATTTGTCCTTCTGCCTACTGCGCAAGTGGCAACTATGAAGTGTGCGCTAAACCAAACACTAGGAGAATTGAAAGAGCACTTTTCTCTCGAGCTAAAAATACCAGCGGGAGTCATCCTCCTTCTACATGAAG GAGCCAATGTTGAAAATGAAAAGACTTTGGCTGAGCTGGGTGTCGGTCCGAATGGCACAGTGCAGTTAGAGATGCAATCCGCAGATCCAATAAATACTCCTATCAAAGCATTCAGGCCAAAACAGAAATATGTCATGCCTGATGTGATTACTGTCAGAGTAGAAACTG AGCCAAAGATATACAAGGATATCGTGGTTGAGGTCGAAAGATCTACAAGAAATAAACCATTTCTAGGAGGCTATAAACACAAAGAAACTAATGTAGAGTTTCATCACGCCTCGGCGCAAACTGGCCAAAAGGTTCGAGCCACAAGCAATGTAGAAAG ATATTGCCGTGACACACAGACATATCAAATGAAACACATTCGCCAACAAACCAGTGAGGATACATCAACGCAGATGACAAAGATAGGAGTTTATGTATCTAACATGTCAGACAAGCTCATGGTTCCTGGAAAGTACACAACAGCAGAGCAACATCACAGGATGATATTACGAAAG GTGGTCATACTGCAAAAATACTGGAGGCGATGGCTCGCTACGCGGTATGTGACTAAGCTAAAAACAGATAGACAGAGGAGGCTCGATTGGGAGAAACAAGAGGAGATAAAGAAACGAGAAGAAAAAGAACTCAGAATAAAGAAAGAGTTTGAAAGGAGGATGAATCCCAAGACAAAAGAAGACTTTGATCTACTTTACGCCGCTCTAGAAA AGTGGCGTTTAGAAGAGATAGATAAGATAGACAGCAGTCTGAGTGGGGCTGAGCGCAAGGCTGCCCTTTGTCAGCTGCTGGACCAGGAAACTCAACTCATCGCTTCAATAGGTCGTCACAAGAAAGATGCTGATGCTGAGAATCGAGAAAAGATAGTGATGTCCTTTTTAAATAAG GCTGCAGCTCCTAAAAAGTGGAGAGGCCCAGATGGTTGTTACACAGAAATGGACACTCCATACACGATAAGGGCTCAGGAGCTAAGGGACATCTACAACAGCATATGCATGAAGTACTTGACCCAGGACGAGCGGCTTGATGTGCTCCTCACTCTCAAACATACCGTCAAG GAGCATGATTGTAAGCTGACTCAAGACATCATTGAGCTGATAGACAGGGAAGCTGACCTACTAATGAGAGGAATAAGAGATGCTAACCTTGAAGGCTTGCGAAAGAGGATATCCACATTGTTTCTTCAGTATATTAAAACTCCAACCTTCAATCCGGAGGCAGCGCGGCTTCTCAAA GTTCCCCAAGATCCTTCCACCCTTCGACAGAACATTTACTATTGTGCCAGTTGTAATCAGTATCTCTCATCAGTCGAGTTCCAGTTGTCAACGAATTCCCGCACTGTTGGACGCTGCAGAAAGTGCAGGCATCTTGACAATGATGCTCGCACAAGACAAGACTATAGCCACTACAGGCTCATGCTCCGTGATCTGCGGCGTCTTGAAGAATCATATGGAGATGACTCCAAGGTTGCGTTCTTGCTGCAG GAGAATGATTTAAGATACCTGGTTGAAAAGATATGGAACAGCCAGAGCATTGTGAGCGCGTGGGATGATCTTTATGATCTCATACTCGTCAGATGGGATAAGCACAAAGAGTGGTCACCTTGGAATTGTGTGCTCATTACAAAAGAGGAATCATCTGCTCATGAGAAGCTTGAGACCCTGACAGAG GGTTATGGCAAAGAACTGATTCATAAGATCCATAGGAAACATGCATTGGCAAGAAATTACTTCTCAAGACTTCCTGGCATGTCTGAACACATGCGAAAACGTGTAACCGAGCCTGTTGATGGTCCAGCCGTCGAAGTGATATCAGTCAACTAA